Part of the Nitrospinota bacterium genome, CAAACAGCAAATTTCAAAACTGGTCAATAAAGAAGCATTGTTGGGGCAGATTTTCAATTTTGGATTTCATTACAGCAAATATTATCTTCACGAAGGGGACAAGTTAGTTAAGGCAATATTAAAAGGGTTTGTTGAAATTGTCAGGGCTGAAGTGCCTGTTCCGCAACCTTTAGGGTTTCATGCAAGGCCTTCTACATATCTTTCCTTGATCGCTCGTCATCATGAGGGGGATTTGATCATGCTGATTGATGATGAAAAGTTCAATGCTAAGTCCGTCATGAGCCTGTTGCAGGCAGGAGGGTTGCTTGCTGACAAGGGATATCATAATGTAACACTAGAGGGTTCTCGGCAGGCTATAAATGATGCCAAGTTGTTAGCCCAGAATAATTATTGCGAAGAAGGTGAGTTTCCCCGGCAGTTAAGTTATCTTCGACCTGATCAAAGTTAAAATCACTCTATCATGAACGTTGATCAAGAGATTTACAACATTGTTGATGAGAATGATTGCGTAATAGGGAAGGCTAGTCGCAAGCATATTCATCAAAACAATCTGCTTCACCGCTCTGTTCATATATTGGTTTTTAATTCACAAAAAGAATTATATTTGCAGAAAAGATCTCTTAGTAAAGATGAAAACCCGGGATTGTGGGATACTTCATCAGCGGGTCATGTAGATGCCGGAGAGTCTTATGATGATTGCGCCTGCCGAGAACTTTTAGAAGAGCTGAATATAAAAGCTGATTTGACTCCCTACATGAAAATTGCAGCTTGCCAGGAAACTTACGGCGAACATGTTCAGGTTTATACCTGCGTAACGGACGAGACGATTCAATTTAACCCTGAAGAAATCAACGAAGGCGCGTTTTTTGATCTATTGAAAATTAAAAATGATGTTTCCACAGACCCGGATAAATTCACATCATCATTTAAATTACTCTTCAAACAAATTTTGATTGACGAAACTTTTTTTCCAAAAGAAAACTGAACCCAGGGAAAACCTT contains:
- a CDS encoding HPr family phosphocarrier protein — encoded protein: MNEFSDIESNKRLPRTVLEDEVKGETERILDLCQKYRKVSKMISEIGLQKSDNLEDFRHIIPSKIDEKLVRMFKELVHSVQSEYDTYVKNTTIEQSHTDLKNLRGYISMPLHLLEVVLWLCHFYERHEDDIRHGECKQQISKLVNKEALLGQIFNFGFHYSKYYLHEGDKLVKAILKGFVEIVRAEVPVPQPLGFHARPSTYLSLIARHHEGDLIMLIDDEKFNAKSVMSLLQAGGLLADKGYHNVTLEGSRQAINDAKLLAQNNYCEEGEFPRQLSYLRPDQS
- a CDS encoding NUDIX domain-containing protein; translated protein: MNVDQEIYNIVDENDCVIGKASRKHIHQNNLLHRSVHILVFNSQKELYLQKRSLSKDENPGLWDTSSAGHVDAGESYDDCACRELLEELNIKADLTPYMKIAACQETYGEHVQVYTCVTDETIQFNPEEINEGAFFDLLKIKNDVSTDPDKFTSSFKLLFKQILIDETFFPKEN